A portion of the Lathamus discolor isolate bLatDis1 chromosome 5, bLatDis1.hap1, whole genome shotgun sequence genome contains these proteins:
- the LOC136016010 gene encoding ankyrin repeat domain-containing protein 9-like: MASNQASLQDDQSRHCKFLSYMFYQAVRDHKPVWMLEDMRTMEYFYWEENASLRTYSPSEALLYAVVHNHLPYAQYLLSHFPEEALKVPGEHFCYCPSSAPHLAMAVTYDRRDILGLIIKIAHKLPSLNSYINRTGCFHLEDGKTPLHLACELLRSETVLILLGNGASPRIEDSKGLTPLDVILEQMWDSKVNVASKKLCLDYLLLFMPNPQFKMRKVLQEHPDHWTALLGEDKFNSLVGNTPASLYLQAMQTILQTLPPSHFPRSIQELPIPQALKPLPSYGKKLPTKNVVNVFP, encoded by the coding sequence ATGGCCAGTAACCAGGCCAGCCTGCAGGATGATCAGAGCAGGCACTGCAAGTTCTTATCCTATATGTTCTACCAGGCTGTGAGAGATCACAAGCCTGTGTGGATGCTGGAAGACATGAGAACTATGGAGTATTTTTACTGGGAGGAAAATGCCAGCCTAAGAACCTACTCACCTTCAGAAGCCCTTCTCTATGCAGTGGTGCATAACCACCTGCCTTATGCTCAATATCTGCTGTCTCATTTTCCAGAGGAGGCTCTCAAGGTGCCTGGGGAACACTTCTGCTATTGCCCATCCTCTGCTCCTCACTTGGCCATGGCGGTCACATATGACCGGAGAGATATCTTGGGGCTGATCATCAAAATTGCACACAAGCTCCCCAGCTTGAACTCCTACATCAATAGGACTGGCTGCTTTCATCTGGAAGATGGGAAAACCCCCCTGCACCTTGCCTGTGAACTGCTGAGGTCAGAGACGGTCCTCATCCTCCTTGGGAATGGAGCTTCTCCCAGGATAGAGGACAGCAAAGGGCTTACCCCGCTGGACGTCATCCTGGAGCAGATGTGGGACTCCAAAGTCAACGTGGCATCAAAGAAGCTCTGCCTCGACTACCTCTTGCTCTTCATGCCCAACCCACAGTTTAAGATGCGGAAAGTTCTGCAGGAGCATCCTGACCACTGGACAGCTTTGCTGGGGGAAGACAAATTCAACAGCCTGGTGGGGAACACACCTGCTTCTTTATATCTGCAAGCTATGCAAACTATCCTCCAGACTCTTCCCCCCTCCCACTTCCCTAGAAGCATCCAGGAACTACCTATACCTCAGGCACTAAAGCCCTTACCATCCTATGGCAAAAAGCTACCGACAAAAAATGTGGTAAATGTTTTTCCTTGA